A region of Mustela lutreola isolate mMusLut2 chromosome 17, mMusLut2.pri, whole genome shotgun sequence DNA encodes the following proteins:
- the NDUFAB1 gene encoding acyl carrier protein, mitochondrial — protein MAARVLSACVRRLPAAFAPLPRVPTLAAARPLSITLCPAGARTRPGAPPTASAPAQVPLTQLCRQYSDAPPLTLEGIKDRVLYVLKLYDKIDPEKLSVNSHFMKDLGLDSLDQVEIIMAMEDEFGFEIPDTDAEKLMCPQEIVDYIADKKDVYE, from the exons ATGGCGGCTCGTGTCCTTTCCGCTTGTGTCCGCCGACTGCCCGCGGCCTTCGCGCCGCTGCCCCGGGTTCCCACGCTGGCCGCAGCCCGGCCGCTCAGCATCACCCTGTGCCCCGCGGGGGCCCGGACGAGGCCTGGGGCTCCGCCGACAGCCTCGGCGCCTGCGCAG GTCCCGCTGACACAGCTGTGCCGCCAGTATAGCGACGCACCTCCTCTGACGTTAGAGGGGATCAAGGACCGTGTTCTTTATGTGTTGAAACTTTATGACAAGATTGACCCAGAAAAG CTCTCAGTAAATTCCCACTTTATGAAAGACCTGGGCTTAGACAGTTTGGACCAAGTGGAAATTATCATGGCCATGGAGGATGAATTTG gGTTTGAAATTCCTGATACAGATGCGGAGAAGTTAATGTGTCCACAAGAAATTGTAGATTACATTGCAGATAAGAAGGatgtatatgaataa